A window of Callospermophilus lateralis isolate mCalLat2 chromosome 17, mCalLat2.hap1, whole genome shotgun sequence contains these coding sequences:
- the Fam240b gene encoding protein FAM240B → MNNQYVRREVFCCETCRELKSFWEKEISKQTCYRELEEHRQGRSALRKLREEWKQRLEQRLRMLDRPDEKEKQADPMH, encoded by the exons ATGAACAATCAATACGTGCGCCGGGAAGTCTTCTGCTGTGAGACCTGCAGAGAGCTCAAGAGCTTCTGGGAAAAGGAAATCAGCAAACAGACTTGCTACCGAGAACTGGAGGAGCATCGCCAGGGACGGAGTGCCCTGAGAAA GCTCCGGGAAGAATGGAAGCAGAGGCTGGAGCAGAGGCTGAGGATGCTGGACCGTCCTGATGAGAAGGAGAAGCAGGCTGACCCTATGCACTGA